A genomic window from Aquitalea aquatilis includes:
- a CDS encoding UDP-2,3-diacylglucosamine diphosphatase has protein sequence MSHHFISDLHLSEDCPVLCQLFVESLQQWQGQIDSLFILGDLFEYWVGDDDDSAFLQPLLAAMKQFSQRTSLYVMRGNRDFLLGDGFSQRSGAVLLEDPYLLEAFGQRYLLSHGDALCTADTAYQQFRAMSRNPAWQAAMLARPLAERHAIAAQARMQSEAAKQQQGLSAITDVTDSAVLELLTQHDWPTLIHGHTHRPATHTHQQGSHQAERWVIRDWHGAQGGYLRLDASGLTALPLG, from the coding sequence ATGAGCCATCACTTCATCTCCGACCTGCACCTGAGCGAAGACTGCCCTGTACTGTGTCAGCTGTTTGTAGAGTCCTTGCAGCAATGGCAAGGACAGATCGACAGCCTGTTCATTCTGGGTGACCTGTTCGAATACTGGGTGGGCGATGATGATGACAGCGCGTTCTTGCAGCCATTACTGGCGGCGATGAAGCAGTTCTCGCAGCGCACTTCGCTGTATGTGATGCGCGGCAATCGCGACTTCCTGCTGGGTGATGGTTTTAGCCAGCGATCCGGTGCCGTACTGCTTGAAGATCCTTACTTGCTGGAAGCCTTCGGCCAGCGCTACCTGCTCAGCCATGGCGATGCCCTGTGCACGGCCGATACCGCCTATCAGCAATTCCGCGCCATGAGCCGCAATCCGGCCTGGCAAGCCGCCATGCTGGCCAGGCCGCTGGCCGAGCGCCACGCCATCGCCGCACAGGCCCGCATGCAGAGTGAAGCAGCCAAGCAGCAACAAGGCCTGAGCGCTATTACCGACGTAACCGACAGCGCCGTGCTGGAACTGCTGACACAGCATGACTGGCCCACGCTGATTCACGGCCATACCCACCGCCCGGCCACCCACACGCACCAGCAAGGCAGCCACCAGGCCGAACGCTGGGTCATCCGCGACTGGCACGGTGCCCAGGGTGGCTATCTGCGCCTGGATGCGTCCGGTCTCACGGCACTGCCGCTGGGCTAA
- a CDS encoding peptidylprolyl isomerase → MIKLTTNFGEIVLELFSDKAPVTAANFEEYVKSGHYDGTIFHRVINGFMIQGGGFDADMKQKDTRDPIKNEANNGISNKTYTVAMARTMDPHSASAQFFINVSDNDFLDFKSETTQGWGYAVFGQVVEGKDVVDRIKTVRTGRSGGHQDVPAEAVVLEKAEII, encoded by the coding sequence ATGATCAAACTGACCACCAATTTTGGCGAAATCGTGCTGGAACTGTTCAGCGACAAGGCTCCGGTTACCGCAGCCAACTTTGAAGAATACGTAAAGAGCGGTCACTACGATGGCACCATCTTTCATCGCGTCATCAACGGTTTCATGATTCAGGGCGGCGGTTTTGATGCCGACATGAAGCAGAAAGACACCCGCGATCCGATCAAGAACGAAGCCAACAACGGTATCTCCAACAAGACCTACACCGTTGCCATGGCCCGTACCATGGACCCGCACTCCGCTTCGGCACAGTTCTTCATCAACGTGTCCGACAACGACTTCCTCGACTTCAAGTCCGAAACCACCCAGGGTTGGGGCTATGCAGTCTTTGGTCAGGTAGTGGAAGGCAAGGACGTGGTTGACCGTATCAAGACCGTACGCACCGGTCGCAGCGGTGGCCATCAGGACGTACCGGCAGAAGCCGTCGTGCTGGAAAAAGCCGAGATCATCTGA
- a CDS encoding peptidylprolyl isomerase — protein sequence MKKLLSSLALCALPLLAQAAPVVEMTTNKGVIEITLDSAKAPKTVANFVSYAKAGFYNGTVFHRIIDGFMIQGGGFDGKLEQKKTNAPIPNEAANGLKNTIGSIAMARTADPNSATAQFFINVANNEFLDYKNPTPQGIGYAVFGKVSKGMDVVNRIAKTHTGNMKGMDDVPFEPIVIQKVVVKP from the coding sequence ATGAAAAAACTGCTCTCCAGCCTCGCTCTATGTGCGCTGCCGCTGCTGGCGCAAGCCGCACCGGTCGTGGAAATGACCACCAACAAAGGCGTGATCGAAATCACCCTGGATTCGGCCAAAGCACCCAAGACAGTGGCCAACTTCGTGAGTTATGCCAAAGCCGGTTTCTATAACGGCACGGTATTTCACCGCATCATCGACGGTTTCATGATCCAGGGCGGCGGCTTTGACGGCAAACTGGAACAGAAGAAAACCAACGCACCCATTCCGAATGAAGCTGCCAACGGCCTGAAAAACACCATCGGCAGCATTGCCATGGCCCGCACCGCCGATCCGAACTCGGCGACCGCACAGTTTTTCATCAATGTGGCCAACAACGAATTCCTTGATTACAAGAACCCGACACCGCAAGGCATCGGCTATGCCGTGTTCGGCAAGGTAAGCAAGGGAATGGACGTGGTCAATCGCATTGCCAAGACCCACACCGGCAACATGAAAGGCATGGACGACGTGCCGTTCGAGCCCATCGTGATTCAGAAGGTGGTAGTCAAACCCTGA
- the ppk2 gene encoding polyphosphate kinase 2 — MTQDKNTDPTTPAVNPEAPAAAPAAAASNTPARKPARSGSSRQSNVKRVHQESIKAIETISQEPVALQVAEAPHGTSEDSTTAELPASYPYRTRLRRTEYEKIKLELQIELLKVQNWVKETGQKIVILFEGRDAAGKGGTIKRYMEHLNPRGARVVALEKPSERERTQWYFQRYIEHLPASGEIVFFDRSWYNRAGVERVMGFCNPDEYLEFMRQTPQLERMLVNSGIHLFKFWFSVSREEQLRRFISRRDDPLKHWKLSPIDIQSLDKWDDYTAAKQAMFFHTNTGDAPWVVVKSDDKKRARLNCIRHFLASLDYPDKDPRVAHNADPLIVGAPKHMQNEDEDKLMRFGV; from the coding sequence ATGACACAAGACAAAAATACCGACCCCACCACCCCCGCTGTCAACCCGGAAGCTCCCGCTGCCGCCCCCGCAGCCGCTGCCAGCAACACCCCGGCCCGCAAACCCGCTCGTAGCGGCAGCAGCCGTCAAAGCAATGTCAAACGCGTACATCAGGAATCGATCAAGGCCATCGAAACCATCAGCCAGGAGCCGGTCGCCCTGCAAGTAGCCGAAGCACCGCACGGCACCAGCGAAGACAGCACCACGGCCGAACTGCCTGCCAGCTACCCCTACCGCACCCGCCTGCGGCGCACCGAATACGAAAAAATCAAGCTTGAGCTCCAGATCGAGCTGCTGAAAGTGCAGAACTGGGTAAAAGAAACCGGGCAGAAAATCGTCATCCTGTTTGAAGGCCGCGATGCAGCCGGCAAGGGTGGCACCATCAAGCGCTATATGGAACACCTCAACCCGCGCGGTGCCCGCGTGGTAGCCCTGGAGAAGCCGTCCGAGCGCGAACGCACCCAGTGGTATTTCCAGCGTTATATCGAACATCTGCCGGCTTCCGGCGAAATCGTGTTCTTCGACCGCTCCTGGTATAACCGCGCTGGCGTCGAACGCGTCATGGGCTTTTGCAATCCGGATGAATATCTGGAATTCATGCGCCAGACCCCGCAGCTGGAGCGCATGCTGGTCAACAGCGGCATCCATCTGTTCAAGTTCTGGTTCTCGGTCAGCCGCGAAGAACAGCTGCGCCGCTTCATCTCGCGCCGCGACGACCCGCTCAAGCACTGGAAGCTCTCCCCCATCGACATTCAGTCGCTGGACAAGTGGGACGACTACACCGCCGCCAAACAGGCGATGTTCTTCCATACCAATACCGGCGATGCACCGTGGGTGGTGGTGAAGTCTGACGACAAGAAGCGCGCCCGCCTCAATTGCATCCGCCACTTCCTGGCCAGCCTGGACTATCCCGACAAAGACCCACGCGTGGCACACAATGCCGACCCGCTGATTGTCGGCGCACCCAAGCACATGCAGAACGAAGACGAAGACAAGCTGATGCGCTTCGGCGTCTGA
- a CDS encoding SulP family inorganic anion transporter, translating to MFSLGFRPRVLDTLQHYNRNLLRDDVMAGLTVGIVALPLAMAFAMASGVTPQAGIFTAVIAGFLAAALGGSRLSVTGPTGAFIVIIYGIVAKYGVANLLICTFMSGVMLVLMGLFRLGQVIRFFPLPLITGFTNGIAVLIFLTQLKDFFGLPVDKMPAGFFAVMQVLREQLGNFHWPTLLLSAASLLLILFWPKRLNRVLPAPFVALVLATLITALFGLPVATLGSKFGGIPQGLPSFGGLDLDPTHLSDLLAPAFTIALLGAIESLLCAVVADSMTADKHDSNQELIGQGIANMVAPFFGGIPATGAVARTATNISNGGKTPVAAMVHALLLLLILLVAAPLAASIPLAVLAAILISVALKMGDWDIRKAFQFPKRDTAVLVVTFVLTVVFDLTVAVQIGLLMAAVFFIRSMASHTSVNRLLPEYAQLFERHTIAGKHVPDGCAAFRVEGALFFGAADSVEIIHQQAEQARVIILQLHRLVLLDTTGLLALDSLNDKLRAQGKTLILCGAADEVLAMLKGSRLADDLGSDNLQPDLAAALLRAEQLLTSGVVWG from the coding sequence ATGTTCAGTCTGGGTTTCCGTCCCCGCGTCCTCGATACCCTGCAACACTACAATCGCAATCTGCTGCGCGATGACGTCATGGCGGGTCTCACCGTGGGCATTGTCGCATTGCCACTGGCGATGGCCTTTGCCATGGCCAGCGGAGTGACGCCGCAGGCCGGCATCTTTACCGCCGTGATTGCCGGTTTCCTGGCGGCGGCGCTGGGCGGCAGCCGTCTGTCGGTGACCGGGCCGACCGGGGCCTTCATCGTGATCATCTATGGCATCGTGGCCAAGTATGGAGTGGCCAATCTGCTGATCTGCACCTTCATGTCGGGGGTGATGCTGGTGTTGATGGGGCTATTCCGGCTGGGGCAGGTGATCCGCTTTTTCCCGCTACCGCTGATTACCGGCTTTACCAATGGCATCGCCGTGCTGATTTTCCTGACCCAATTGAAGGATTTCTTTGGCCTGCCGGTGGATAAAATGCCGGCCGGTTTCTTTGCGGTGATGCAGGTGTTGCGTGAGCAACTGGGCAATTTCCACTGGCCCACCTTGCTGCTGTCAGCGGCCAGTCTGCTGCTTATCCTGTTCTGGCCGAAGCGGCTTAACCGCGTATTGCCGGCACCTTTTGTGGCACTGGTGCTGGCGACTCTGATCACCGCGCTATTCGGGCTGCCGGTGGCGACGCTGGGCAGCAAGTTTGGCGGCATCCCGCAGGGGCTACCCAGTTTTGGCGGGCTGGATCTGGACCCGACCCATCTGTCCGACCTGTTGGCTCCGGCTTTTACCATTGCCCTGCTGGGTGCCATCGAATCGCTGCTGTGCGCGGTGGTGGCCGATAGCATGACGGCGGACAAGCACGATTCCAATCAGGAGCTGATTGGCCAGGGCATCGCCAATATGGTGGCGCCTTTCTTTGGTGGCATTCCGGCCACCGGGGCGGTGGCGCGCACCGCCACCAATATCAGCAATGGCGGTAAAACGCCGGTGGCCGCCATGGTGCATGCGCTGTTGCTGTTGCTGATTCTGCTGGTGGCCGCGCCCTTGGCCGCCAGCATCCCGCTGGCGGTGCTGGCGGCCATCCTGATTTCAGTGGCGCTGAAAATGGGCGACTGGGATATCCGCAAGGCTTTCCAGTTCCCCAAGCGCGACACGGCTGTGCTGGTGGTTACCTTTGTACTGACCGTGGTGTTCGACCTGACGGTGGCGGTGCAGATCGGCCTGCTGATGGCGGCGGTGTTCTTCATTCGCAGCATGGCCAGCCATACTTCGGTTAACCGGCTGTTGCCGGAATACGCCCAGCTGTTCGAGCGCCACACCATTGCCGGCAAGCATGTGCCGGATGGCTGTGCGGCCTTTCGTGTTGAAGGGGCCCTGTTCTTTGGCGCGGCGGACAGCGTGGAAATCATCCACCAGCAGGCCGAGCAGGCGCGGGTCATCATTCTGCAATTGCACCGGCTGGTGCTGCTGGACACCACCGGTCTACTGGCACTGGACAGTCTGAACGACAAGCTCAGGGCGCAGGGCAAGACGCTGATTCTATGTGGCGCGGCGGATGAAGTGCTGGCCATGCTCAAGGGTTCGCGGCTGGCTGATGACCTGGGTAGCGACAATCTGCAGCCGGATCTGGCCGCAGCACTGCTGCGTGCCGAGCAGCTGCTGACCAGTGGCGTGGTGTGGGGTTAG
- a CDS encoding HD-GYP domain-containing protein, giving the protein MGASLKLAELLGSLSYALDITEGQPEGHCVRSCWIGMHIGRAIGLDSQSQWELYYAILLKDLGCSSNAARISELYLTDDRQFKQDFKRIGQSLPQKLGFVFSHTGRHAGWADRLASIVNIMRNGKEIADELIHTRCHRGADIARQLRFNEKVARGIQSLDEHWDGSGRPLGLQGEAIPLNARIALLAQVIDVFHITSGRDGALAEISSRAGGWFDPQLVACFASVARDDAFWQVLESDAVDQAVLALEPAQHHVEVDEDYLDEIAEGFGQVVDSKSPFTAGHSQRVGHYADRIAATLGMDDARRRWLKRGALLHDVGKLGVSNSILDKPGKLDAEEWAAVQQHAAYTHAILGRMDIFAELAEVASAHHERLDGKGYPRGLAANAITLETRIITTADIFDAINAERPYHPATPVDKTLDIMRQNLHSAIDPHCFEALSQVLRAEGQLD; this is encoded by the coding sequence ATGGGCGCCTCACTCAAGCTGGCCGAACTGCTGGGCTCGCTCAGTTATGCGCTGGATATCACCGAAGGCCAACCCGAGGGCCATTGCGTCCGCAGTTGCTGGATCGGCATGCATATCGGCCGCGCCATCGGCCTGGACAGCCAGTCGCAATGGGAGCTGTACTACGCCATTCTGCTGAAAGACCTGGGCTGCAGCAGCAATGCCGCCCGCATCAGCGAGCTCTATCTCACTGACGACCGGCAGTTCAAACAGGACTTCAAACGGATAGGCCAGAGCCTGCCGCAGAAGCTGGGCTTTGTGTTCAGCCATACCGGCCGCCACGCCGGCTGGGCCGACCGGCTAGCCTCCATCGTCAATATCATGCGCAACGGCAAGGAAATTGCCGACGAACTGATCCACACCCGCTGCCACCGTGGTGCCGACATCGCCCGCCAGCTGCGTTTCAACGAAAAGGTGGCGCGCGGCATCCAGTCGCTGGACGAACACTGGGATGGCTCAGGCCGGCCGCTGGGCCTGCAGGGCGAGGCCATTCCGCTCAATGCGCGCATTGCGCTATTGGCGCAGGTGATTGATGTGTTCCACATCACCAGCGGCCGCGATGGTGCACTGGCGGAAATCAGCAGCCGAGCCGGCGGCTGGTTCGACCCGCAGCTGGTCGCCTGCTTTGCCAGCGTAGCCCGCGACGACGCCTTCTGGCAGGTGCTGGAATCCGATGCAGTGGATCAGGCGGTACTGGCACTGGAACCAGCCCAGCATCACGTCGAGGTGGATGAAGACTATCTGGATGAGATCGCCGAAGGCTTTGGTCAGGTGGTCGACTCGAAAAGTCCCTTCACGGCCGGTCACAGCCAGCGCGTAGGCCATTACGCCGACCGTATTGCCGCCACGCTGGGCATGGACGATGCCCGCCGCCGCTGGCTGAAACGCGGTGCCTTGCTGCACGACGTGGGCAAGCTGGGCGTCAGCAACAGCATTCTGGACAAGCCAGGCAAACTGGACGCCGAGGAATGGGCCGCAGTACAACAGCATGCCGCTTATACCCACGCCATTCTGGGACGGATGGACATCTTTGCCGAACTGGCCGAGGTGGCTTCAGCCCATCACGAACGGCTGGACGGCAAGGGCTATCCGCGCGGCCTGGCTGCCAATGCCATTACCCTGGAAACCCGCATCATCACCACCGCCGACATTTTCGATGCCATCAATGCCGAGCGCCCCTACCATCCGGCCACGCCGGTGGACAAAACGCTGGACATCATGCGGCAGAACCTGCACAGCGCCATCGACCCGCACTGCTTCGAGGCGCTAAGCCAGGTCTTGCGTGCAGAAGGACAGCTGGACTAG
- a CDS encoding YgiQ family radical SAM protein — protein MTTLAAAAKPITSYRKYWASRFGNAPFLPMSRAEMDELGWDSCDIILISGDCYIDHPSFGMALVGRLLEAQGFRVGIIAQPDWQSAEPFRALGKPNLFFGVTAGNMDSMINRYTADRRPRSDDAYTPHAEPNKRPDRAVTVYAQRCREAYPGVGVMIGSIEASLRRIAHFDYWSDKVRQSVLITSKADILLYGNAERALVEIAHRAAKGEKLSEMRDVRGTAFVVQQGWRPDDEWQEMDSSVVDLPGHVDPHLNPYEEIPEQAAKATAGIDPSAPQVIRIESREERLAKRRAQRAKTVIRIPAYEAVAHDPVLYAHASRTLHLESNPGNARALVQLHGSRDVWLNPPPIPLSTEEMDHVYGLPYARNPHPSYGDAKIPAWEMIKYSVNIMRGCFGGCTFCSITEHEGRIIQSRSEESILHEIEEIRDKTPGFTGHISDLGGPTANMYRLSCKDPNIERSCRKLSCVFPDICENLNTDHSHLIQLYRKARALPGVKKINIQSGLRYDLAVRSPEYIKELVQHHVGGYLKIAPEHTEDGPLSKMMKPGMGAYDKFKELFERFSRQAGKEQYLIPYFIAAHPGTSDEDMMNLALWLKKNNFRLDQVQTFTPTPMAMATTMWHTRRNPLKRLSRSSEKVDVVRDGYRRKLHKAFLRYHHPDNWQIIHDALINMGRSDLIGHSKHCLIPPTPPGDKSAAIRHRLGAPAARQSSGKPGQPRTGSGKASTPQAKPFGGRPQATGRPGAKPGSKPAGTGTAGSGNSRHKTKR, from the coding sequence ATGACGACACTAGCAGCCGCCGCAAAACCGATCACCTCTTACCGCAAGTACTGGGCCAGCCGCTTTGGCAACGCGCCCTTCCTGCCGATGAGCCGCGCCGAAATGGACGAGCTGGGCTGGGATTCCTGCGACATCATCCTGATTTCCGGCGACTGCTATATCGATCACCCCAGCTTCGGCATGGCCCTGGTGGGCCGTCTGCTGGAAGCGCAGGGCTTCCGCGTCGGCATCATTGCCCAGCCGGACTGGCAATCGGCCGAACCCTTCCGTGCGCTGGGCAAGCCCAATCTGTTTTTTGGCGTCACCGCCGGCAATATGGACTCGATGATCAACCGTTATACGGCTGACCGTCGTCCGCGCTCCGACGACGCCTACACCCCGCATGCCGAACCGAACAAGCGCCCGGACCGTGCCGTTACCGTCTACGCCCAGCGCTGCCGCGAAGCCTACCCTGGCGTGGGGGTGATGATCGGCTCCATCGAGGCCAGCCTGCGCCGCATCGCCCACTTCGACTACTGGAGCGACAAGGTGCGCCAGTCGGTGCTGATTACCTCCAAGGCCGACATCCTGCTGTACGGCAATGCCGAGCGGGCGCTGGTGGAAATTGCCCATCGCGCGGCCAAGGGCGAAAAACTCAGTGAAATGCGCGACGTGCGCGGCACGGCATTTGTGGTGCAGCAAGGCTGGCGGCCTGATGATGAGTGGCAGGAAATGGACTCCAGCGTGGTGGACCTGCCCGGCCATGTCGATCCGCACCTGAATCCCTACGAGGAGATTCCGGAGCAGGCTGCGAAAGCGACTGCAGGTATCGACCCGTCTGCGCCGCAGGTCATCCGCATCGAATCGCGCGAAGAGCGCCTGGCCAAACGCCGCGCCCAACGTGCCAAGACCGTCATCCGCATCCCGGCTTATGAAGCCGTGGCACATGATCCGGTGCTGTATGCCCACGCCAGCCGCACCCTGCATCTGGAATCCAACCCCGGCAACGCCCGCGCGCTGGTACAGCTGCACGGCAGCCGCGATGTGTGGCTCAATCCCCCGCCGATTCCACTTTCCACCGAGGAAATGGATCACGTCTACGGCCTGCCCTACGCCCGCAATCCGCACCCGTCCTACGGCGATGCCAAAATTCCGGCGTGGGAGATGATCAAGTATTCGGTCAACATCATGCGCGGCTGTTTTGGTGGCTGTACCTTCTGCTCGATTACCGAGCACGAGGGCCGCATTATCCAGAGCCGCTCGGAAGAATCCATCCTGCACGAGATCGAGGAAATCCGCGACAAGACCCCGGGCTTTACCGGCCACATCTCCGATCTGGGTGGCCCGACCGCCAATATGTACCGCCTGTCGTGCAAGGACCCGAATATCGAGCGCTCCTGTCGCAAGCTGTCCTGTGTGTTCCCGGACATCTGCGAAAACCTGAATACCGACCACAGCCATCTGATTCAGCTGTACCGCAAGGCACGTGCCCTGCCCGGCGTGAAAAAGATCAACATCCAGTCCGGCCTGCGTTACGACCTGGCGGTGCGCTCGCCCGAGTACATCAAGGAACTGGTGCAGCACCATGTGGGCGGCTACCTGAAAATTGCCCCGGAACACACCGAAGACGGCCCGCTGTCCAAGATGATGAAGCCGGGCATGGGCGCTTACGACAAGTTCAAAGAATTGTTCGAACGCTTCAGCCGCCAGGCTGGCAAAGAGCAGTATCTGATCCCCTACTTCATTGCCGCCCACCCTGGCACCAGCGATGAGGACATGATGAATCTGGCGCTGTGGCTGAAGAAGAACAACTTCCGCTTGGATCAGGTACAAACCTTCACCCCGACACCGATGGCCATGGCCACCACCATGTGGCATACCCGGCGCAATCCGCTCAAGCGCCTGTCGCGCAGCTCGGAAAAGGTGGACGTGGTGCGCGATGGCTACCGCCGCAAGCTGCACAAGGCCTTCCTGCGCTACCACCACCCGGACAACTGGCAGATCATTCACGACGCGCTGATCAATATGGGCCGCAGCGACCTGATCGGCCACAGCAAGCACTGCCTGATCCCGCCCACCCCGCCGGGTGACAAATCAGCCGCCATCCGCCACCGCCTGGGTGCGCCGGCCGCACGCCAAAGCAGTGGCAAACCGGGCCAGCCGCGCACGGGCAGTGGCAAAGCCAGCACACCGCAGGCCAAGCCCTTCGGCGGCCGCCCGCAAGCCACTGGTCGCCCCGGAGCCAAGCCCGGCAGCAAACCGGCCGGCACCGGCACGGCGGGCAGCGGCAATAGCCGCCACAAGACCAAACGCTAA